The nucleotide window GTCTGCTGCGCTCAACGGGGAACCTGTATCCAGCCAGCAACGTTATATGCGAGAATgtggctcgtcctcggtcggCGGGACTGTTTGCGCCGTCGAGTCCAAACGGGGGGGTGAATGAGGCTTCGTACGACACGGAGAGCTCAGGATCCGGACGGTCTCATCGTCATGGACCTGTCCAAAAGCGGCCAAGTGCTCCCGTTGGCAGGCTAGGCAGAGtccgacggcgcggacaaACATATTCGCCGGCTCTTGAAGGGGTGGTCCCTGGATCTGTCCGCGCCAAgccggccctgcccctgGTGGGAATGCCAAGGCCGCGTCCCGTGACCTCAATCTTCAACAGCCAGATGGCCGGAACCACTGGGGCTGACAACGGCTTGGTGCAGCGTCGTCACAGGCCACGACAGCACAGCTCGGCAGTCTCACCCTGAGGGAGCTCctgcatcatcaccaccaccattctCGCGACAACATACCCACCGTCTTCTTGGCAGGACAAGACTTGACCACGGTACAATATCCGCGCACCACGGTCCGAGCTTTGCATTTCACGGAAACGACCAAGTCGGAGAGCTGGCCCCCATTCACCACCTccggcgcctcggcgcaTCCTGCTAGCTCTCACGCCAGAGACGCTCGCCTCTGAGCCTGCCCCTACCGCATCCATCAGTTGCGCGACCGACGACACGATGCGATACTACAAGCTCATACCTTTCATagccgctgcggccggcgccgcggaggagccGTCAACAACCACACACGCTCCGGCTTGCACCGCCACGTCATcgtccggcagcggcgcattCTTCGACCTGCGGCCAGATATGGCGGTACACCCGGACAAGGGCAAACCACACAAGGGCGCCGTCACCAAGGACTACCACGCCAAGGGCTACGACTATGGAAAGAACTTTACGCTCAACATCTGCGGCCCCGTCGTGGACCCGGTAACAGATGTGATCGGCCTCAAGAAGGAACAGTGGGCCAACGTGAGCGCCTATTATATGTCTCACGGCAACGTCTACTCGATAGGGTCAGTGCTATAATACTTGTTAGTGCATGTCATGATATGCTGACTATGTATCTCAGCTCCTCATCGATGGAGCTCACAAGCCGGGGGAGCAAGCTCTTCTTGCAGTACACCGGGGGCTCACCTTGCAGCGCAAAATCCAAAaaggccggccgggccgcgGCCAAAAGCAGAGGCGGGAGTTCCAAAACCCAACCTCACGAAATCGAAACGGTGGACAAGAGTGACGAAAAGGCGCCAGTGCAGCAAAAGTCGGCCACCATCTCCTTTCACTGCGATCTGAACCCAGGCAACGCGCAGGCAGCGATCTCCTTTGTGAATACCCCCGACGATTGCGCGTACTTTTTCGAAGCTCGGTCGGTTCACGCTTGTGGCCATGCCGAACCACATAAGCCAGGCAGCGTTGGCCCCGGCAGTGTTTTCggcatcatcctcctcgtcgcggtGCTTGTGTATGCATTGGGGGGCGTTTTCTACAATCGCACAGTCACACATGCCCGCGGGTGGCGCCAACTCCCCAACTACAGCCTCTGGGCGGGCATTTGGAACTTTATCACCGTGAGTCCATAGCACGAGCAACTCTTGACGGCCGCAGAATGCTGACGTGTGTAGGACATGTTTATTATTTTGTGTTCCTCGTGCACGCGGTGTCTGCCTGGCCGAAGAGGTTACAGCGCCTTGAACTCAAACGCGCACAGCCGCAACAGGAACTCCGACGCCGAGAACAGGCTTATTGACCAACTCGACGAGGAATGGGACGACTAGCGTGGAGATGACCCTTTTTTCTTTCGTGTACTTACCAGGCGAATATTGTTTTATGTAGGTAGCATATCCATGGCGTTGCGGGACGGGAAAGGCGAAGCTGCTGCTTCAAACGAAGAACGATTTAACTTTGCATCTGATGTTGATGTAGACAGACACTTGTCACTATGTcacgggccggccgggccgtTTACCCTTTACGACTGCGCTGGACTACGGATCCTCAAGGGGGCTTGTGGTCCCGGATTCGATGATTTGCATTTGAATGTTGTTTGCCAACAGTGACAACGGCCCGTACCCATGTCATCCCGCTTCGCGCTTTCTTCTCGGGCTGCAACAAGGGGCACATTGATTGTGTCGGATCATCGACAAGCATCGTCTTTTCATTGTCTTGGCCTGCGCCCTCTAAGTCTGGTTCATGATCTGTGCGACTCATGCAGACCTTTTGCTTCAGAGACACAGTAAATTGCACGTTAGGTAAATGTCTTCTAGAAGGATGCTACCCAACCAATACCCCGTGGCACATCCGAACCCCATGAACAGCCATTTCAAACTGGCATGAGGGTTGCATCCAGGGCAGCCCGATCAGGCAGGCTGCCGTGACCGAACCAGCAAGGGTAATTCGCCCACTTGCAGGCCCAACGCTGGGACAAcaggggaagaagacgacgatgtggATGGCGTCAGCGTCATAGCATTTGGCGTTTGCTCTCAGCAGGGATCCAACTACGTAGCAGAGTCTCCCCGTCCAGcccctttttttcccttccaAATCGCAAAGTTCTGGAGAACCATGACAGCCAGCGACTCACCGGATCGGCACCCCAACGGGACGTCAAACAGGCAGGCATTCCGGgggtgcgccgccggcggcggcccacgcGGTATGCGAGACCGTCTCGATGCGGAAACGTTGTTTGCTCTCGTTTATCGGAGGTTCATGCACGGCGGGTCGCGGGAGGGCGTGCCGCGCGCCGGGCCGTTGGGAGAGAGCCAGACGATCGGAAATAGCAGAGGAGACAACAACTTTTGACCATGTGGATGCATAATCGTCGCTGCTGGTGTACTCCGTGACGAGAGCTATTCATGTACGTATGTAGTCCCCCCATCCGCTCTTCACGCGGgagtggggggaggggaggggaggggaggggagtcgagtcgagcgcTGACAGCTAACGGTATGCATGTATGTGCCCGCCGTTGTGCAAGATACGCATTGCAGACCAGACGTAACACGaaacggccggccgggccctGCAAGATCACTCCGTCGGGCGTCTTTTTGGGCCGTtgggccgccacgcccgttCTGCAAACaagggccgtcgccgccgccgccacaggACTCGGTCAAGAGAGTCATATGATGGGCAGTAAGTTAGTACCCTACTAGGTATGTAGTACTGTATCTGAGAGCGTGCGCGTGGGtgcggcccggcggcggcggcggcggctgtggcagagagagacaaaaagggggcgacggcgctgtcTCAGATGCGGGCTGTTGTCGAACAACGGCGGAGTCTgcagcgcccgcctcgtGGCACCAGGAAGGGGCAACATCGCACACGACACTAAgacgtatgtatgtatgtatgtattgCATTTTGCCTCTCAACTTTGCTTTGCCATTACGTTGCGCTTGCCGGGGCGACAtgtgctgggctgggctgcagaGGCCGGCGCCTACGcaagccccccctccctcgtAGTTGGTACCTGACGTCTTCTTCAGGGACGCAACATGAAATCAAAGGCGCACTTAGTTGGTCGGGATGCATCGGGACATGCGGCGCTCGATCATGGGGACAAGGTGTCTGTTGATGAAATTAGTGCACGTGCATGTGTGGATGGGTCCCTTTCCTTTCGAATATTTCAAATAGAAACTACCTAGATGCCCGTGTCACGCGGCTCGGCGATAGGAAGGAAAGAGGGACATTgatgggccgccgccgccatcagcatgcggtcggtcggtccaGTCCTGGTGAGGAGGCCTCATTCTTCATCTCTTGCGGCGAGGCTAAACATGAAGGGGCCAAAGCTGCAAGAATGAGTAATGAATATCCCTACTGGCAGCACAGGTCTGCGCAGGGccgtgcgcgtcggccgaAAAGCTGCACTCAAAATGGGGAGCTTTGCGCGCAAGCCAGCACGCTTCGTCCGATATATATGCATATATATAAGGAAAGACCTGCTCAGCTGGCGAACAAGCACTATGCCGGTTTCAGATGATCGACGCTTGCCTGCCGAGAGCAGGTCAACAAGTCACATACATACGGGAATATCCATCTTGCATCGGGGGGCCATGGTAGATTCTAGTTCCTGCAGGCAGGATCGGTATATGCGCGCGATATGTGACGGGATGGGGTGCGGTAGTAGAAGGGGGCGTGCGGCGTTTCAGGGTCCAAACTCAAAAATCCTAGGCCCGTCGGCGCTTCCAATTTGTCCGAGGAATGTTATTGCGCCTCCGTGCTCCATATcatcatgtcatgtcatgttgttgttgcagCGCAGAGACACAATAACAAATCTCGAATGGCGTGCCCGTCTTGGGAAAAACGGCTGGGCTGCCTGTGGGGCCCGTAAACCATAGTCATCGTCAACGATCCGAACGGGGGACAGGGAAGGGCTTGGATCAGGCGTCATGGCGCCGGGAGCTAACGCAAATCATCGACGTCGCGTCGAATCGGTCATGCCATGTCCTGAATCCTTGAAAATTGGGGAGGGTTGCAACATGGCTGAATCGGGGAGGGGGTCAAGCGTCTTGGATGCCAGATCTTTCAATGAGAGGGCGAGTGAGAGGAGAGcaggggaggaaggaggcaAGGAAGGTTCTACGTTGGTCTCCACATCCCGGACCCTCTTGTTCTCTCAACCCATCGGTTGAATTTCTTTCCTTCTTCGCGCGGCAGCCTAACCCAACCCAGTCCAGTCTCCCCCTCgtcccgctcctcctcctccaccaccaccaccaccaccaccaccttctcctcttcctcttcctacgcttcctcctccctcttACATTGGTGCTGCTCCACGCACGTGCGGTCCGGCCGCCccttggctggcttggcttggctttcACACCGGACCGAGagaagccagccagccagccagcccccgtCCATGTCCCCCCCTGCACGGCGACCCTTCAGGACGGTAACTACGAACGGCATGCAGGCCCTGGAGATTGCCATGTTACTCCATTGGAACCTTGCAACCGCGGATCTGGGATCCCGGTTGCGCGGTGCCGGATCTCGAGCCCGGCACTCAtgggctggtgctgctgcggcaccCGGCTCTCGCGTTGCCGGCGGCTAGGGTTGCCGgctggggggagggggactGGCGACATCATCTTGGACCACACCAGACCCCCAGGCCAGCCTCAAGCCTCTTTGGGACCTctggcggggaggaggcgtaTCTGAGACTTGTTTTCGTTGGCTGTGGACATGCGTATTTGAAAGCGAAGGGGGGGTTTCGAAGGAGCATGCACGTACGTCGTGGCCTCCGTGCTGTGCAACCAGG belongs to Purpureocillium takamizusanense chromosome 1, complete sequence and includes:
- the MRL1 gene encoding Cation-independent mannose-6-phosphate receptor CI-MPR (SECRETED:SignalP(1-17~SECRETED:cutsite=GAA-EE~SECRETED:prob=0.3269)~COG:T~COG:U~TransMembrane:2 (n6-13c17/18o236-256i268-288o)~EggNog:ENOG503NYY9), yielding MRYYKLIPFIAAAAGAAEEPSTTTHAPACTATSSSGSGAFFDLRPDMAVHPDKGKPHKGAVTKDYHAKGYDYGKNFTLNICGPVVDPVTDVIGLKKEQWANVSAYYMSHGNVYSIGSSSMELTSRGSKLFLQYTGGSPCSAKSKKAGRAAAKSRGGSSKTQPHEIETVDKSDEKAPVQQKSATISFHCDLNPGNAQAAISFVNTPDDCAYFFEARSVHACGHAEPHKPGSVGPGSVFGIILLVAVLVYALGGVFYNRTVTHARGWRQLPNYSLWAGIWNFITDMFIILCSSCTRCLPGRRGYSALNSNAHSRNRNSDAENRLIDQLDEEWDD